A part of Blastopirellula marina genomic DNA contains:
- a CDS encoding type I phosphomannose isomerase catalytic subunit — protein sequence MPLNYPLIFEPTFRDYIWGGRRLATVLNKPLPAEGDFAESWEVVDHGDDQSVVANGPMKGRTLGQLVKEFPQDLFGTKKATPTFPLLFKFLDANRDLSIQVHPDDTMGATLDPPDLGKTEAWYILDAEPGAKVYVGLKEEVTRDDLAAAVAANRVIECMHVIEPKAGDCLFIPAKTVHALGKGLLVAEIQQASNTTFRLFDWNRVGADGQPRPLHIDQSLETIDFERGPVEPRVPQPTSDPDASRLVTCEKFVLDRWTLEGRKSIGGTDRFHIVAILEGKIRTSHAQLDQALGKGSTFLIPAKCGPLQINAVQPTVLLDMYLP from the coding sequence GTGCCGCTGAACTATCCTTTGATCTTCGAACCGACGTTTCGTGACTACATTTGGGGTGGTCGCCGCTTGGCCACCGTATTGAACAAACCCCTTCCAGCGGAAGGTGACTTCGCCGAGAGCTGGGAAGTGGTCGACCATGGCGACGATCAAAGCGTTGTCGCAAACGGCCCGATGAAAGGGAGAACGCTGGGCCAGTTGGTCAAGGAATTCCCACAGGACCTGTTCGGCACCAAGAAAGCAACGCCCACCTTTCCGCTGCTGTTCAAGTTCCTCGACGCGAACCGCGATCTTTCGATCCAAGTTCACCCCGACGACACGATGGGAGCAACACTCGATCCGCCTGATCTCGGCAAGACCGAAGCGTGGTACATCTTGGATGCCGAGCCCGGGGCCAAGGTCTATGTCGGACTGAAAGAGGAAGTCACCCGTGACGATCTTGCCGCAGCAGTTGCTGCCAACCGCGTAATCGAATGCATGCACGTGATCGAGCCCAAAGCGGGGGATTGCCTGTTTATCCCGGCGAAAACAGTCCATGCCCTTGGTAAAGGTTTGCTCGTGGCCGAGATCCAACAAGCGAGTAATACTACGTTTCGCTTGTTCGATTGGAACCGAGTCGGAGCCGACGGCCAACCGCGTCCGCTGCACATTGATCAGTCACTGGAGACCATCGACTTTGAACGCGGCCCCGTCGAGCCTCGGGTTCCGCAACCAACCTCCGATCCAGACGCGAGTCGCCTCGTGACTTGTGAAAAGTTCGTGCTGGATCGGTGGACCTTGGAAGGTCGCAAATCGATCGGGGGGACCGACCGATTCCATATCGTGGCCATTTTAGAAGGGAAGATCCGCACCTCGCACGCCCAGCTTGATCAGGCCCTCGGCAAGGGTTCAACCTTTCTCATCCCAGCTAAATGCGGCCCGCTACAGATCAACGCGGTGCAGCCAACGGTTCTGCTGGACATGTATTTGCCGTAA
- a CDS encoding membrane or secreted protein — translation MGLLLSSIGCAGMVGPNWTNPGTMRQQQLRAIVDDPYPDTDAGPEMLGVRPRDFQQSLPEAVKLRPNFYAAPPRRVGW, via the coding sequence ATGGGGCTGCTTTTATCGAGTATTGGCTGCGCTGGCATGGTCGGACCGAATTGGACCAACCCCGGCACCATGCGACAGCAACAGCTGCGCGCGATCGTTGACGATCCATACCCCGATACCGATGCCGGGCCCGAAATGCTCGGCGTTCGACCGCGTGATTTCCAGCAATCTCTTCCGGAGGCAGTGAAGTTGCGGCCTAATTTCTACGCCGCTCCACCACGTCGCGTTGGCTGGTGA
- a CDS encoding pseudouridine synthase → MPGSSSSSSSARLHKVLAEAGIGSRRKCEEIIQEGRVEVDGEFVTELGTVVDPEKQKITVDGQRIRARRKQYFILNKPVGVVSTNFDQEGRTRVVDLVPQDERLFTIGRLDRQSEGLIIVTNDGELANQLAHPRYGVAKTYHVEVAGMPSPDELKMIQSGVYFAEGFVQAESCKLKRKLKKSAILEIVLREGKNREIRRMLAKVGHKVLKLKRVSIGPLKLGEVPAGAFRELTPSEVKALRAYSDAERAKGAPKRKSAGRRTAGTSNFVPGKKTAKKKPFGPGRKKKKKRNTGGQKTPLVSEARRGQGRIVKQKKASRKKQTRQK, encoded by the coding sequence ATGCCTGGTTCATCGTCATCGTCTTCCTCTGCACGTCTGCACAAAGTGTTGGCCGAGGCCGGGATTGGATCCCGCCGCAAGTGCGAGGAAATCATCCAGGAAGGCCGCGTTGAAGTCGACGGCGAGTTCGTCACCGAACTGGGCACCGTCGTCGATCCCGAAAAGCAGAAAATCACTGTCGACGGCCAACGTATTCGGGCCCGTCGAAAGCAATACTTCATTCTCAACAAGCCCGTAGGCGTCGTCAGCACCAACTTCGACCAGGAAGGCCGCACCCGCGTGGTCGACCTGGTCCCACAAGACGAACGCCTGTTCACGATCGGTCGGCTTGATCGTCAGAGCGAAGGGTTAATCATCGTCACCAACGACGGCGAACTCGCCAACCAGTTGGCCCATCCGCGTTACGGCGTGGCGAAGACCTACCACGTCGAAGTGGCCGGCATGCCATCGCCCGATGAACTAAAGATGATCCAAAGCGGCGTTTACTTCGCCGAGGGCTTCGTGCAGGCCGAAAGCTGCAAGCTGAAACGAAAGCTAAAGAAGAGTGCAATCCTCGAGATCGTGCTTCGCGAAGGGAAAAACCGCGAAATTCGCCGCATGTTGGCCAAAGTCGGCCATAAGGTACTGAAGCTGAAACGGGTCTCGATCGGCCCGCTGAAATTGGGCGAAGTCCCAGCTGGCGCTTTCCGCGAGCTAACCCCGTCGGAAGTCAAAGCCTTACGAGCTTATTCTGACGCAGAGAGGGCCAAGGGAGCCCCCAAACGCAAATCCGCCGGTCGCCGCACCGCTGGCACCAGCAACTTTGTTCCTGGCAAGAAAACGGCCAAGAAGAAGCCATTCGGTCCTGGCCGGAAAAAGAAGAAGAAACGAAATACTGGCGGCCAGAAAACGCCACTCGTTTCCGAGGCTAGACGTGGCCAGGGACGGATCGTAAAGCAGAAAAAGGCATCTCGCAAGAAGCAGACTCGCCAGAAGTAA
- a CDS encoding dihydroorotate dehydrogenase electron transfer subunit, with protein sequence MSQFQFQATSIVENVQLATRIYRVRFEAPEIAAKIKPGQFVMVRISECFDPLLGRAFALYDVIANENGKPTFVDVVYQVHGKLTSRLKDMEPGQKLEVWGPLGNGFTLPETDHLILVAGGIGQTPFLAVAKQVFGLQQYGAGESETSKPKKVTLCYGARTATDFAGLDDFRATGLDLKICTEDGSAGYHGLVTALLDQAIDEGIGQCHVLCCGPEKMMEAVSELTGKRTVPCQVSLETPMACGIGICFTCVAPVRQEDGSWDYKRTCVEGPIFDACEIAWDQA encoded by the coding sequence ATGTCGCAATTTCAGTTCCAAGCCACTTCGATTGTCGAGAACGTCCAATTGGCAACCCGCATCTATCGGGTTCGCTTCGAGGCCCCTGAGATCGCGGCCAAGATCAAACCGGGCCAGTTCGTCATGGTTCGGATTAGCGAGTGCTTCGATCCGCTACTCGGCCGAGCATTTGCCTTGTATGACGTCATCGCGAACGAGAACGGAAAACCCACGTTCGTCGACGTGGTTTACCAAGTTCACGGCAAGCTTACTTCGCGGCTGAAGGATATGGAGCCCGGCCAGAAGTTGGAAGTCTGGGGGCCGCTGGGGAACGGCTTTACATTGCCTGAGACCGATCACCTGATCTTGGTGGCCGGCGGCATCGGGCAAACTCCCTTCCTGGCCGTCGCCAAGCAAGTCTTTGGACTGCAGCAGTACGGGGCAGGGGAGTCCGAGACCTCGAAGCCCAAGAAGGTGACACTTTGCTACGGAGCTCGCACCGCAACCGATTTCGCCGGACTAGATGATTTCCGAGCGACTGGTCTCGATCTGAAGATCTGCACAGAGGACGGCAGCGCAGGCTACCACGGACTAGTCACCGCCTTATTGGACCAGGCAATCGACGAAGGAATCGGCCAGTGTCACGTTTTGTGCTGTGGCCCTGAGAAAATGATGGAAGCCGTCAGCGAGCTTACCGGAAAGCGCACGGTGCCGTGCCAAGTTTCGCTCGAAACGCCCATGGCATGCGGCATCGGAATCTGCTTCACCTGCGTCGCACCGGTTCGCCAAGAGGACGGAAGCTGGGACTATAAAAGAACATGTGTCGAAGGGCCAATCTTCGACGCATGTGAAATTGCTTGGGATCAAGCTTAA
- the rpsT gene encoding 30S ribosomal protein S20: MPNTKSAKKRLRQNVVRRAHNRAVKSSLRSSIRSVREAVAASDFEKAEEQFRATVKKLDKAGAKRVLHPKTTSRLKSRLSHHIKTAKQKASA; this comes from the coding sequence ATGCCTAATACCAAGAGCGCCAAAAAACGTCTTCGCCAGAATGTGGTTCGCCGCGCACACAACCGTGCGGTTAAGTCGTCCCTCCGATCTTCGATCCGTAGCGTGCGTGAAGCCGTTGCCGCATCCGATTTCGAGAAGGCCGAAGAGCAATTTCGCGCCACGGTGAAGAAACTCGACAAAGCTGGCGCCAAGCGGGTTCTGCACCCAAAGACGACCTCGCGCCTGAAGTCGCGTTTGTCGCACCACATTAAGACCGCCAAGCAGAAGGCTTCCGCCTAG
- a CDS encoding tetratricopeptide repeat protein, whose product MSDGASSPTSEESDYEVSPALRKRLQQLFEHASQMMSKPKYDYDYAHSLLGECCRRDPANLVYVEKMFENLDLKFKGKKKGSVFSAFGGKGNVKKALAAKKWLEVISEGIDLLKNNPYDSVTLRAMVDACAALRFNEVGLRYMKNAMDGSPGDMEVMRHCARYLGKVGQFDQAISLWHFIEEKKRGDDEANKMISQLTIDRERRAQGLSTVTNRLDPEEAAKLRRKQLAAQEESGEAPPAAQGPLTEKQKLKNRIENNPDISSNYMMLIDLCCEEGKFFEADEVWNQAQAHFGDTLELIEKREELMMVKARHRFRLAEKQAAATPTPELLELVETARNDLNRIELEVFSKRNQRKPGDIVLKYELAVRLKRMGNFEQAEQLFDEVAAADDKHYAICHLNKGECLQSRKQYKAALAAYEEGLTRAENMSSDGLKLLLYRAGVLAQGLKDWVSASKNLKRLHKIDASYKDVKLRLDKLL is encoded by the coding sequence ATGTCCGACGGTGCAAGTTCCCCAACCTCTGAAGAATCTGACTACGAAGTTTCGCCGGCATTACGAAAGCGTCTGCAGCAATTATTCGAACATGCTTCGCAGATGATGAGCAAGCCGAAGTATGACTACGACTACGCGCACAGTTTGCTCGGCGAATGTTGTCGACGTGATCCTGCGAATTTGGTCTACGTCGAGAAGATGTTCGAGAACTTGGATCTCAAGTTTAAGGGAAAGAAGAAGGGTTCGGTTTTCTCCGCATTTGGCGGCAAAGGAAATGTGAAGAAAGCCCTGGCCGCCAAAAAGTGGCTGGAAGTGATCTCCGAGGGAATCGACCTGCTGAAAAATAATCCTTACGACAGCGTCACGCTGCGGGCGATGGTCGATGCGTGTGCCGCCCTGCGATTCAATGAAGTCGGCTTGCGTTACATGAAAAACGCCATGGACGGTTCGCCGGGCGATATGGAGGTTATGCGGCACTGTGCCCGATACCTCGGTAAAGTCGGCCAGTTTGACCAAGCGATCTCGCTGTGGCATTTCATCGAAGAAAAGAAACGTGGTGACGACGAAGCCAACAAGATGATCTCGCAATTGACGATCGATCGCGAGCGCCGTGCTCAGGGGCTGTCGACCGTTACCAACCGTCTCGATCCGGAAGAAGCCGCCAAGCTACGTCGTAAGCAACTGGCTGCTCAGGAGGAAAGTGGCGAAGCTCCCCCAGCTGCCCAAGGGCCGTTGACGGAGAAGCAAAAGCTAAAAAATCGGATCGAGAACAATCCCGACATCTCGTCCAACTACATGATGTTGATCGATCTTTGCTGCGAAGAAGGCAAATTCTTCGAGGCAGACGAGGTCTGGAACCAGGCCCAAGCTCATTTTGGCGACACGCTTGAGCTGATCGAGAAACGGGAGGAGTTGATGATGGTCAAGGCTCGTCATCGATTCCGTCTGGCCGAGAAACAAGCCGCCGCCACCCCAACTCCGGAACTGCTCGAGCTGGTCGAAACGGCTCGCAACGACCTGAATCGCATCGAATTGGAAGTCTTCTCGAAGCGAAATCAGCGAAAGCCGGGCGATATTGTCCTAAAATATGAACTCGCGGTGAGGCTCAAGCGGATGGGAAACTTTGAACAAGCCGAACAATTGTTCGATGAGGTCGCCGCAGCGGACGATAAACATTACGCAATTTGCCATCTCAACAAGGGCGAATGCCTCCAGTCCCGCAAACAGTACAAAGCGGCCCTGGCAGCGTATGAAGAAGGCCTAACTCGTGCAGAGAACATGAGTTCTGACGGATTGAAGCTGCTCCTTTATCGAGCTGGCGTGCTCGCGCAAGGGCTGAAGGACTGGGTTTCGGCCAGTAAAAACCTCAAGCGGCTCCACAAAATCGACGCTTCCTACAAAGATGTGAAGCTACGGCTAGACAAACTGCTGTAA